Within the Bradyrhizobium ottawaense genome, the region CTGCGATGCCGCCGCCTCGGTGTCGCAGGCGATCGACGACAAGCTGGTGCGGGGCCTCGTGGTCGGCTCGACCGTGAGGCTGGCAACCTTGCCCGATCTGCCGACGTCGGCGGAGGCGGGCCTTCCCGAATTCGAGGCGCAGGGCTGGAACGGCCTGTTCGCGCCAAAGGGCACGCCGCCGGCGATCATCGAGAAATTGAACGCGGCGGCACGCACGGCGGTCGAAAGCGAGCCGGTGAAAAAGCGCTTCTACGATCTCTCCACCGTCGCCCCCGACGCTAGCGAGCACACGCCCGACGTGCTCGGGAAACTGGTGACGCGCGATGTCGAGAAATACCGCAAGCTGCTGGAAGAGAAGAAGTAGGCGACAGAGCCTATTCGCCTGCGGCTGGGTCCGGAGTTTTGCCGCGCAACCGGTTGAGCCACTTCCCATACTGGTCTTTCGGAATCGTCATCGCGGCGACGCCGGCCATCACGAGCACGAGACCGAGCGCGAGATTCGCCGGTACGGATTCACCGAGCAGCAGCACCGAGAGGCCGACGCCGATCGGAATGCGCAAGTAGCCTTGCGCGTTGGTGGTCAGCGTGCCGAGCCTGCCGAGGCACATGTAGAACAGCATCAATCCGAACGCGCTGGAGAAGATCCCCATCGTGGCGGTGGCGATCAGGGCCTCGCGTGTCGGGTGCAAGGTCCAGGGATGCTCGACGATGAGCGCGACCGGCAATAGCAGCGTGCCACCGAACAGCAGCGATCCGGCCGCGACCACCATCGGGTCGTAATCGGACAGCCGCAATCCGAAGATGGTCGCGCACGCAAACGAGACGGTGGCGAGCAGGATCACCATTTCGGCAAACAGGTTGCTGGAGAGCCCGCCCAGCGCGTCGAGGCCGATGATCACGGCGGTGCCGGCAAGACCCAGCATCGCGCCGGCGAGCTTGAGCAGCGTCGCCGGCTCGTGCCGGGTGATGCCCCAGGTGATCAGGAACGCGAAGATCGGCGTCGTCGAGGCCAGCACCACGGTGGGGGCCGCCGGCACAAATTGCTGCGCCCAGGTGATCATCAGGAACGGGATCGTCGAATTGATGGTCTGCTGGAACGCGAACAGCTTCCAGGCCTTGATGTCGGTCGGGATCCGCAGGCCGCGCGCGTACAGGATCGCGAGCAGGAACAGCGCTGCGATCAGCGAGCGCGCCGAGATGAAGGTGATCGGCGGGATCGAACCGAGTCCGATCTTGGTCAGCGGATAGGTCGAACTCCAGCAGCACGCCAGCGCCAGCAGCAACGCATAATCGCGCCAGCCGCGCGGGGCTTTTGCAACGCCGGCCGGATCCGACGGTGATGCAGGCGTTGATTCGCCT harbors:
- a CDS encoding DMT family transporter, which translates into the protein MEGESTPASPSDPAGVAKAPRGWRDYALLLALACCWSSTYPLTKIGLGSIPPITFISARSLIAALFLLAILYARGLRIPTDIKAWKLFAFQQTINSTIPFLMITWAQQFVPAAPTVVLASTTPIFAFLITWGITRHEPATLLKLAGAMLGLAGTAVIIGLDALGGLSSNLFAEMVILLATVSFACATIFGLRLSDYDPMVVAAGSLLFGGTLLLPVALIVEHPWTLHPTREALIATATMGIFSSAFGLMLFYMCLGRLGTLTTNAQGYLRIPIGVGLSVLLLGESVPANLALGLVLVMAGVAAMTIPKDQYGKWLNRLRGKTPDPAAGE